A DNA window from Ctenopharyngodon idella isolate HZGC_01 chromosome 10, HZGC01, whole genome shotgun sequence contains the following coding sequences:
- the LOC127521793 gene encoding protocadherin-10, with product MELWIWTWQVTCLALIASVMDVVLAQIRYTIPEELEHGAFVGNIAEDLGLDTNKLSIRRFRIVSGAKRQYLEVNLENGVLFVNERIDREELCEQNPYCSFHLQVVIENPLELYRVEVEILDVNDNSPVFPWSEFNLDISESAAPGSRFPLESAQDLDVGDNSLRSYLLSVNEHFVLDVQTRSDGSKFAELILESPLDREQQKTHLMVLTAVDGGTPERSGTAQINITVLDANDNAPVFDQNFYKVKLAENAPRGTVVIKLNATDLDEGPNGEITYSFSGHAPMRVRELFSVDSRTGEIKVKGVIDYEKARMHEIYVQAKDKGPSAVAVHCKVMVNIIDVNDNLPEVILTSVSTPVQEDAPPGTVIAVISVMDKDSGENGNVDCEIPHHVPFQLHSSFKNYYTLVTCDFLDRESISEYNITLTARDMGSPPLFTRKTILVQVSDINDNAPRFKQPSYTVYLTENNAPGASICTITAQDADADQNSYLSYSILENDIHGMPVSTYVSINSDNGNIYALRSFDHEQLRNFQIVVQAEDAGFPPLRANVTVNVFVLDQNDNPPVVVSPMPENDTAAVVVVPRYADAGYLVAKITAMDADAGQNSRLFYEVLQATDLSLFSVALYTGEIRTIRRLMDNDPRRQRLVVLVKDNGQPPLSATASIMLSVVDSVPESLPDFGDLALSPQYRSNLTLYLIVSLGAVSFTFLVAIIVLATIKGHKDRNSCCGFHSKDPASDVIKKSNLNIHISPGSKGPTHCVEVNANNPIGQNYCYKMCLTPESSKSDFMFLKPCSPTGTSSRNNIKEMENKTLTWSPTSHSHGTRNGTTSTNELKQGNKDQTLTKNQLNYTYKSHTPINTGRTLQRRLIQDSDNYAYTSVPQYWTWGNHMHDYKTSPKVGGFPNRSWTRYNQQDSIQPSPDYQHNVYIPGTPSTLCTLKLANNGDIEVYNSFSTFGKKKKPNNNRQEDAVITNDFFK from the exons ATGGAGCTGTGGATATGGACATGGCAGGTAACCTGCCTGGCGCTCATCGCGTCTGTGATGGATGTAGTTCTGGCACAGATTCGTTACACGATCCCAGAGGAACTGGAGCACGGGGCTTTTGTTGGAAATATTGCTGAGGATCTGGGATTAGACACCAACAAACTCTCAATCCGCCGATTTAGAATAGTCTCAGGTGCGAAACGGCAATATTTAGAGGTGAATTTAGAAAACGGGGTTTTATTTGTCAATGAAAGAATTGACCGAGAAGAGTTGTGCGAACAAAATCCATATTGTTCATTCCATCTTCAGGTTGTGATCGAAAACCCATTAGAATTGTATAGGGTCGAAGTTGAAATATTAGATGTCAACGACAACTCTCCTGTCTTTCCATGGAGTGAATTTAACCTGGATATCTCCGAATCCGCCGCGCCTGGATCGCGCTTCCCACTGGAAAGCGCGCAGGACCTGGACGTCGGTGACAACTCTCTGCGCTCGTATTTGCTGAGCGTAAACGAACACTTCGTCCTGGACGTCCAGACGCGCAGCGACGGCAGTAAGTTCGCAGAACTGATTCTCGAAAGTCCGCTGGACCGGGAGCAGCAGAAGACTCACTTGATGGTTCTTACAGCGGTGGACGGAGGCACGCCAGAGAGGTCGGGCACTGCGCAAATAAACATCACTGTACTGGATGCCAACGACAACGCGCCTGTGTTCGATCAGAACTTTTATAAAGTGAAGCTGGCTGAAAACGCACCGCGAGGCACTGTCGTGATAAAACTAAACGCCACTGATCTCGATGAAGGACCCAATGGAGAGATCACATACTCTTTTAGCGGGCACGCTCCAATGAGAGTGCGCGAGCTGTTCAGCGTGGATTCCCGCACTGGAGAAATCAAAGTAAAAGGAGTTATAGATTATGAAAAGGCACGAATGCACGAGATTTATGTACAAGCCAAAGACAAGGGACCGTCTGCGGTGGCAGTGCACTGCAAAGTGATGGTTAACATCATAGACGTCAACGACAATCTTCCTGAAGTGATTCTTACATCAGTATCTACGCCTGTCCAAGAAGATGCGCCCCCTGGCACAGTGATAGCAGTCATTAGCGTTATGGATAAAGATTCTGGGGAAAACGGAAATGTTGATTGTGAAATTCCCCATCACGTTCCCTTTCAGCTGCACTCATCTTTTAAAAACTATTATACGTTGGTTACGTGTGATTTTCTGGACAGAGAGTCCATTTCAGAGTATAACATCACTCTGACGGCGCGTGATATGGGCTCACCGCCTCTTTTTACAAGGAAAACAATTTTAGTGCAAGTGTCTGACATTAACGATAACGCACCGCGTTTCAAACAGCCATCCTACACGGTCTACCTGACCGAAAACAACGCGCCAGGAGCCTCGATTTGCACTATCACCGCACAAGACGCAGACGCGGATCAGAATTCCTACTTATCCTACTCTATTCTTGAAAACGACATCCATGGAATGCCAGTGTCCACCTACGTGTCCATCAATTCAGATAATGGCAACATTTACGCACTGCGTTCTTTCGACCACGAGCAGCTCAGAAACTTTCAGATCGTGGTTCAGGCCGAAGATGCTGGTTTTCCGCCTCTCCGCGCGAATGTAACAGTTAacgtgtttgttttggatcagaATGACAATCCTCCAGTCGTTGTATCCCCAATGCCCGAGAATGACACCGCAGCGGTCGTAGTTGTCCCTAGATATGCTGATGCCGGATACCTAGTGGCTAAAATCACCGCCATGGACGCGGATGCCGGGCAAAACTCGCGTCTCTTTTATGAAGTCCTCCAAGCTACAGATCTCAGTTTGTTCAGTGTTGCGCTGTACACTGGGGAGATCAGGACAATTCGCCGGCTGATGGACAACGACCCCAGGAGGCAAAGGCTAGTGGTTTTGGTCAAGGACAACGGTCAGCCGCCCCTATCGGCCACGGCCTCCATCATGTTGTCAGTTGTTGACAGCGTGCCGGAATCCTTGCCTGATTTTGGTGACCTCGCGCTCAGCCCTCAGTACAGGTCAAACCTCACGCTGTATTTAATCGTGTCTCTAGGCGCGGTTTCATTCACGTTTCTTGTGGCTATTATTGTCCTGGCTACAATTAAGGGACACAAGGACAGAAACTCGTGCTGTGGATTTCATTCTAAGGACCCCGCCAGTGACGTCATTAAAAAGTCTAACTTGAACATTCACATATCACCTGGATCAAAGGGACCCACGCACTGCGTGGAAGTAAACGCGAACAACCCAATAGGTCAAAACTACTgctataaaatgtgtttaactCCAGAGTCATCTAAAAGTGACTTCATGTTCCTCAAGCCTTGTAGCCCGACGGGAACATCTTCCCGAAATAATATCAAGGAAATGGAAAACAAAACTTTGACCTGGAGCCCAACCAGCCACAGTCATGGTACAAGGAATGGGACGACCTCTACAAACGAG ctCAAACAGGGTAACAAAGACCAAACACTGACCAAGAACCAGCTTAATTATACATATAAAAG tcatACTCCAATAAACACAGGGAGGACACTGCAGCGCAGACTGATTCAGGACTCAGACAACTATGCTTACACATCTGTTCCACAGTACTGGACCTGGGGAAATCACATGCATG ATTATAAGACCTCACCTAAGGTTGGTGGCTTTCCAAACCGCTCATGGACACGTTACAACCAACAGGATTCAATTCAACCCTCACCAGACTATCAACATAATGTTTACATTCCTGGAACACCATCAACACTCTGTACACTCAAGCTGGCAAACAATGGGGACATTGAAGTCTACAACTCATTCTCAACTTTTGGCAAAAAGAAAAAGCCAAACAATAATCGTCAAGAGGACGCAGTAATAACCAATGATTTTTTCAAATGA
- the LOC127521888 gene encoding protocadherin alpha-C2 translates to MDPRRRWRLGFAVLSALWSLASAVTRYSIPEEIPVGSVIANIATDLGLDAHSLLERKVKLDYIHSKKYLEINKDTGELFIAEKIDREYLCPAKTSSFCFLKMDVIIENPIRIFNIELEIMDINDNAPQFRRERIPLDVSESATPGERFSLTNAVDADVGENSIETYYLSESNEFTIEIQSGSDGTKYVDLVLKASLDREKQAVHTLTLTAVDGGIPARSGTASIIIQVLDINDNAPQFDRQVYSVDLIENAPIGTLIMQLNATDLDEGANADVIYSFTLYTSEKTQEKFSLDPTNGEIRVKDVIDFEEVKSFEMYVEAKDKAVNPLSGQCKILVFITDLNDNHPEITIKSSQSLIKENDPVGTVIAVISVSDRDSGDNGKVVLSIHNAEMLPFALNKSSEDFFALTVTESLDRERIHSYDITLHVTDRGTPPLTDNETISVTIQDVNDNAPMFPQILYTIHLMENNEPGALLASLTAHDPDLHENQYLVYFIIEKEIANTSMSMLFSINPENGNLYALRTFDYEREKEFLFHIEARDSGLPPLSSNVTVHIIILDQNDNTPLIVSPWRPQGAVIEEKIPRSSDKGSLVTKVIALDADSMQNSRITYQFLQITDTPLFSLDQYNGEIRTTRMFSYRDPKDQHLIIIARDNGEPPRSATVTIKISTVDQVVTQFTETTEVPVEYDLITDLNLYLLIGLGSVLFLLLITILVIIVLKCQEPKPSQAAPQGRNSIISQRNSSTIADSTLISSDAYWYSLFLAETRKGKVVVRQPLPNGAGFIVSSIPGSAALTETSASRSSTLQESSSDLP, encoded by the exons ATGGATCCAAGGAGGAGATGGCGTCTCGGTTTCGCCGTCCTCTCCGCGCTGTGGAGTCTCGCCTCGGCTGTAACAAGATACTCCATCCCCGAGGAAATTCCAGTGGGCTCCGTGATCGCAAATATCGCCACGGATTTGGGCCTTGACGCGCACAGCCTGTTGGAACGAAAGGTAAAGCTGGATTATATTCATAGCAAGAAATACCTAGAGATAAATAAAGACACCGGAGAACTGTTTATCGCTGAGAAAATCGACCGGGAGTATTTATGCCCGGCCAAAACATCATCGTTCTGTTTCCTCAAGATGGATGTAATAATTGAGAATCCAATACGCATATTTAATATCGAATTGGAAATTATGGACATAAATGACAACGCGCCTCAGTTCAGAAGGGAGAGAATACCGCTCGATGTTTCGGAATCAGCAACACCTGGAGAGAGATTTTCTTTAACAAACGCGGTGGATGCAGATGTTGGAGAGAACTCAATCGAGACCTATTATCTGAGTGAAAGTAACGAGTTTACCATTGAAATCCAGTCTGGAAGTGACGGGACTAAATACGTCGACCTGGTGCTAAAAGCTAGTTTGGACAGAGAAAAACAAGCTGTCCACACACTAACCCTCACCGCTGTGGACGGCGGCATACCTGCGCGTTCAGGTACGGCCAGCATTATCATTCAAGTGCTGGATATCAACGACAACGCCCCTCAGTTTGATCGACAAGTCTACTCTGTTGACCTCATTGAAAATGCACCAATCGGGACACTGATTATGCAGCTGAATGCAACAGATTTGGATGAGGGTGCCAATGCGGATGTCATATACTCTTTCACTTTATACACATCTGAGAAAACACAAGAAAAGTTCTCTTTGGATCCCACCAATGGAGAAATAAGAGTAAAAGACGTGATTGATTTTGAAGAAGTAAAGAGTTTTGAGATGTATGTTGAAGCCAAGGACAAGGCAGTGAATCCGCTTTCAGGTCAGTGTAAAATTTTAGTGTTCATCACCGATCTAAACGACAACCATCCTGAGATTACGATAAAATCTTCACAGAGTTTGATTAAAGAAAATGACCCTGTAGGAACGGTGATCGCCGTCATCAGCGTGAGCGACAGGGACTCTGGAGATAATGGCAAAGTTGTTCTCTCCATCCACAATGCTGAGATGTTACCTTTTGCTCTTAATAAGTCATCGGAAGACTTTTTTGCATTAACAGTCACTGAATCACTTGACCGTGAGCGCATCCACAGTTATGACATCACACTTCATGTGACCGACAGAGGAACCCCTCCTCTGACCGATAATGAGACGATCAGTGTTACAATTCAAGACGTCAATGATAACGCCCCAATGTTCCCTCAAATCCTCTATACCATTCATCTGATGGAAAACAATGAGCCTGGAGCATTGCTAGCCTCACTAACCGCTCATGACCCAGACCTGCATGAAAATCAGTATCTTGTTTACTTCATCATAGAAAAGGAGATAGCCAACACCTCAATGTCCATGCTGTTTTCAATCAATCCAGAAAACGGCAACCTCTATGCTTTACGCACGTTTGACTACGAAAGAGAGAAGGAATTTCTGTTTCATATTGAAGCGAGAGATTCTGGACTCCCTCCTCTTAGCAGTAATGTAACCGTACACATCATCATCCTGGACCAAAACGACAACACACCCCTCATAGTTTCTCCATGGCGTCCGCAGGGCGCTGTTATAGAAGAAAAAATCCCGAGGTCAAGCGATAAAGGATCCCTGGTCACCAAGGTCATTGCGTTGGATGCTGACTCCATGCAGAACTCTCGTATAACATATCAGTTTCTCCAGATCACCGACACCCCACTATTCAGCCTCGATCAGTACAACGGCGAGATACGAACCACGCGGATGTTCAGTTACAGGGACCCCAAAGATCAACACCTGATCATCATAGCCAGAGACAATGGAGAACCTCCTCGCTCTGCCACGGTGACCATTAAGATCTCCACAGTGGACCAAGTAGTCACGCAGTTTACAGAAACTACAGAGGTGCCTGTCGAATACGACCTGATCACCGATCTAAACCTGTACTTGTTGATCGGTTTGGGGTCGGTGTTGTTTCTGCTGCTCATTACTATCCTGGTGATCATAGTGCTGAAATGTCAGGAACCAAAACCCTCACAAGCGGCTCCTCAGGGAAGGAACAGCATCATCAGCCAGAGGAACTCCTCCACCATCGCTGACTCTACTCTCATCTCAAGTGATGCCTACTGGTACAGTCTGTTTCTGGCAGAGACTAGAAAAGGGAAGGTGGTGGTGCGGCAGCCCCTTCCTAACGGAGCAGGGTTTATTGTGTCAAGTATCCCGGGAAGTGCTGCGCTGACTGAGACCAGTGCATCAAGGTCTTCCACTTTACAG GAGTCAAGCAGTGATTTACCATGA